A section of the Chelmon rostratus isolate fCheRos1 chromosome 16, fCheRos1.pri, whole genome shotgun sequence genome encodes:
- the LOC121619387 gene encoding elongation factor 1-alpha, which produces MGKEKTHINIVVIGHVDSGKSTSTGHLIYKCGGIDKRTIEKFEKEAAEMGKGSFKYAWVLDKLKAERERGITIDIALWKFETSKYYVTIIDAPGHRDFIKNMITGTSQADCAVLIVAAGVGEFEAGISKNGQTREHALLAFTLGVKQLIVGVNKMDSTEPPYSQARFEEITKEVSTYIKKIGYNPAAVAFVPISGWHGDNMLETSEKMGWFKGWNIERKEGKASGTTLLEALDAIIPPSRPTDKPLRLPLQDVYKIGGIGTVPVGRVETGLLKPGMVVTFAPPNLTTEVKSVEMHHESLPEAVPGDNVGFNIKNVSVKEIRRGYVAGDSKNDPPKGADNFNAQVIILNHPGQINAGYAPVLDCHTAHIACKFTELLEKIDRRSGKKLEDAPKFVKSGDAAIVKLHPTKPMVVEPFSSYPPLGRFAVRDMRQTVAVGVIKAVDYKEVSGKTTKAAEKAQKKK; this is translated from the exons ATGGGAAAGGAAAAGACCCACATCAACATCGTGGTCATTGGCCATGTCGACTCCGGAAAGTCCACCTCCACCGGCCATCTGATCTACAAATGCGGAGGAATCGACAAGAGAACCATCGAGAAGTTCGAGAAGGAAGCCGCTGAG ATGGGCAAGGGCTCCTTCAAGTACGCCTGGGTGCTGGACAAACTGAAGGCCGAGCGTGAGCGTGGTATCACCATTGACATCGCATTGTGGAAGTTTGAGACCAGCAAGTACTACGTGACCATCATTGACGCCCCTGGACACAGGGACTTCATCAAGAACATGATCACTGGTACCTCTCAG GCTGACTGCGCTGTGCTGATCgttgctgctggtgttggtgaGTTCGAGGCTGGTATCTCCAAGAACGGCCAGACCCGTGAGCATGCCCTGCTGGCCTTCACCCTCGGTGTGAAGCAGCTCATTGTTGGAGTCAACAAGATGGACTCCACCGAGCCCCCTTACAGCCAGGCCCGTTTCGAGGAGATCACCAAGGAAGTGAGCACCTACATCAAGAAGATCGGCTACAACCCTGCCGCTGTTGCCTTCGTCCCCATCTCTGGGTGGCATGGAGACAACATGCTCGAGACCAGTGAAAAG ATGGGCTGGTTCAAGGGATGGAATATTGAGCGCAAGGAGGGCAAAGCCAGTGGAACCACACTGTTGGAGGCTCTCGATGCCATCATACCCCCCAGCCGCCCCACTGACAAGCCCCTCCGTCTGCCCCTGCAGGATGTCTACAAAATCGGCG GTATCGGAACTGTCCCCGTCGGCCGTGTTGAGACCGGTCTCCTGAAGCCAGGTATGGTCGTCACCTTTGCTCCCCCCAACCTGACAACTGAGGTGAAGTCTGTGGAGATGCACCACGAGTCCCTGCCCGAGGCTGTCCCCGGTGACAACGTTGGCTTCAACATCAAGAACGTGTCCGTCAAGGAAATCCGCCGAGGATACGTGGCTGGCGACAGCAAGAACGACCCCCCCAAGGGAGCTGACAACTTCAATGCCCAG GTCATCATCCTGAACCACCCTGGCCAGATCAATGCAGGCTATGCCCCTGTGTTGGACTGTCACACAGCTCACATTGCCTGCAAGTTCACTGAGCTCCTTGAGAAGATCGACCGTCGTTCTGGCAAGAAGCTTGAGGATGCGCCTAAATTCGTCAAGTCTGGAGATGCTGCCATTGTCAAACTGCATCCAACGAAGCCAATGGTTGTGGAGCCCTTCTCTAGCTACCCTCCTCTcg GTCGTTTTGCCGTGCGTGACATGAGGCAGACGGTGGCTGTCGGTGTCATCAAAGCTGTTGACTACAAGGAAGTATCCGGAAAGACGACCAAGGCTGCAGAGAAGGcccagaagaagaaatga